A portion of the Cloacibacillus sp. An23 genome contains these proteins:
- a CDS encoding GntR family transcriptional regulator produces the protein MAIKLETGLDLAHNSTLRAEVANLLRKQILDGEIPSGTRLIETEIASQLGVSRMPVREALRMLESEGLINSVPRKGLIVAEYTEEDIREYYTIREALEVCAIKIVIDKITKDEIHELECYCRRAEDARLAGDRDEVCKWTGRFNDRLYDCCGMPRLKEQIKNTHKYLRTFRFTSFKEPSRTAQALREHEEILRLVAEKDYEGAARATSVHLRDSMEMYLKLWRQRKDPQN, from the coding sequence GTGGCTATAAAATTGGAGACCGGGCTGGATTTAGCCCATAACAGCACGCTTCGCGCCGAGGTCGCGAATCTGCTGCGCAAGCAGATTCTCGACGGAGAGATACCGAGCGGCACGCGCCTTATAGAAACTGAGATAGCGTCGCAGCTCGGCGTGAGCCGTATGCCTGTGCGCGAGGCGCTGCGCATGCTCGAGAGCGAGGGGCTGATCAATTCGGTGCCGCGCAAGGGGCTCATCGTCGCAGAATATACGGAGGAGGACATCCGCGAGTATTACACGATACGCGAGGCGCTCGAGGTCTGCGCGATAAAGATCGTCATCGACAAGATAACGAAAGATGAAATCCACGAGCTTGAGTGCTACTGCCGAAGGGCCGAGGACGCGCGTCTCGCCGGCGACCGCGACGAGGTCTGCAAGTGGACCGGCAGGTTCAACGACAGGCTTTACGACTGCTGCGGCATGCCGCGCCTCAAGGAGCAGATCAAGAACACGCATAAATATCTGCGCACTTTCCGCTTTACGTCGTTCAAGGAGCCGTCGCGCACGGCGCAGGCGCTGCGCGAGCACGAGGAGATACTGCGCCTCGTCGCGGAGAAGGACTACGAGGGCGCGGCGCGCGCGACGTCGGTGCATCTGCGCGACTCGATGGAGATGTACCTCAAGCTCTGGCGTCAGAGGAAAGATCCGCAAAATTGA
- a CDS encoding fumarylacetoacetate hydrolase family protein, with product MRKETPLLYCRFTMDGRAYSGQLRGGSVDIVEGDPFSGITSQIRLSYPVERIKFLPPFMPKKIWCVGRNYVGHVKELDHDIPEEPLIFLKATSAVTGAHDFIRIPKWAGPIHYEGELAVVIGKGGKNIPEEEVYDHVLGYTIMNDVTARALQNKDGQWTRAKSFDTFAPLGPAILVTKELPQETRVVTRVNGRVVQDGAIEQMIFPIPRIISHISRFATLEEGDVISTGTPQGVGEIVPGDLVEVEIEPIGKLRNICGE from the coding sequence ATGAGAAAAGAAACCCCGCTTCTTTACTGCCGTTTCACGATGGACGGGCGCGCCTACAGCGGGCAGCTCCGCGGCGGCTCGGTGGACATAGTGGAGGGCGACCCGTTCTCAGGCATAACCTCGCAGATACGTCTCAGCTATCCAGTCGAGCGGATAAAATTCCTGCCGCCTTTCATGCCTAAAAAAATCTGGTGCGTCGGACGCAACTACGTCGGCCACGTCAAGGAGCTCGACCACGACATCCCGGAAGAGCCGCTGATATTCCTCAAAGCGACCTCCGCCGTCACCGGAGCGCACGACTTCATCCGTATCCCGAAATGGGCCGGCCCGATACACTACGAGGGCGAACTCGCCGTCGTAATAGGCAAAGGCGGCAAAAATATCCCGGAAGAAGAAGTTTACGACCACGTCCTCGGCTACACGATAATGAACGACGTAACGGCCCGCGCGCTCCAAAACAAGGACGGACAGTGGACGCGCGCCAAAAGCTTCGACACATTTGCGCCGCTCGGCCCCGCGATACTCGTCACGAAAGAGCTGCCGCAGGAGACGCGCGTCGTGACCCGCGTCAACGGCCGAGTCGTCCAGGACGGCGCGATAGAGCAGATGATATTCCCGATACCGCGCATAATCTCGCACATCAGCCGCTTCGCGACGCTCGAGGAAGGCGACGTGATATCGACCGGCACGCCGCAGGGCGTCGGCGAAATAGTCCCCGGCGACCTTGTCGAAGTCGAGATAGAACCGATAGGAAAACTCCGCAACATCTGCGGCGAATGA
- a CDS encoding lytic transglycosylase domain-containing protein — protein sequence MRKRHFHLPRIAAMFLLALSVVLHPDAGMGSTERQPKTHTTLSDETVIKPAEKPAEAQTAADKIRSEILRIAQDNAAVQAKAEKRREEAKAARYDQSIYGALKHQGLTEEHIAKWRHKHPLSTLNRLDKLPPAKQRSVADTATFIRKVNPNIPHETAWREACALVFYSVKYGVPANLAVGIAKAESHFNPNAKSSAGALGVMQVMWKVHNGMLRAKGIAPTRDHMFDPERGVEAGVLILSRYISAYGTVQKALNRYYGGISNSYLKKVNKNMAQLKSHSEAMGY from the coding sequence ATGAGAAAGCGGCATTTCCACCTGCCGCGGATCGCAGCGATGTTCCTGCTCGCCCTTTCCGTCGTCCTTCATCCGGACGCTGGCATGGGAAGCACGGAACGGCAGCCGAAAACACATACCACCCTCTCGGACGAAACTGTGATAAAACCGGCGGAAAAGCCCGCCGAAGCGCAGACGGCTGCCGACAAGATACGGAGCGAGATACTCCGCATCGCGCAGGACAACGCCGCGGTACAGGCGAAAGCCGAAAAAAGACGCGAAGAGGCGAAAGCGGCGCGGTACGATCAGTCCATATACGGGGCGCTCAAACACCAGGGGCTGACGGAGGAACATATCGCGAAATGGCGTCACAAGCACCCGCTCAGCACGCTCAACAGGCTGGACAAGCTCCCGCCGGCAAAACAGCGCAGCGTGGCGGACACAGCTACGTTTATAAGAAAAGTCAACCCCAATATACCGCACGAGACGGCGTGGCGCGAAGCCTGCGCTCTCGTGTTCTACAGCGTGAAATACGGCGTGCCCGCAAACCTAGCGGTCGGCATAGCGAAAGCCGAAAGCCACTTCAACCCGAACGCGAAAAGCAGCGCGGGGGCGCTCGGCGTCATGCAGGTGATGTGGAAGGTACACAACGGGATGCTGCGCGCCAAAGGCATAGCCCCGACGCGCGACCACATGTTCGACCCCGAGCGCGGGGTCGAGGCGGGGGTGCTGATACTCTCGCGCTATATCTCGGCCTACGGCACGGTGCAGAAGGCGCTCAACAGATATTACGGAGGCATATCGAACAGCTATTTGAAGAAAGTCAACAAAAACATGGCGCAGCTTAAAAGCCACTCGGAAGCCATGGGATACTAG
- a CDS encoding AzlD domain-containing protein, translating to MRPELVYLFIMMMLATAPSRVLPPFLLAGRKLPPLLSAVLGYMPFAVIGSITFPDCLFATGNFYSSAAGTIAAFAAGWYSGSVVTVMAASIASAFLIAQIGF from the coding sequence GTGAGGCCCGAACTCGTATATCTTTTCATAATGATGATGCTCGCGACCGCGCCGTCGCGCGTGCTGCCGCCCTTCCTGCTCGCCGGGAGGAAGCTGCCGCCGCTGCTCTCCGCCGTGCTCGGCTACATGCCGTTCGCGGTCATAGGCTCGATAACCTTCCCCGACTGCCTTTTCGCGACCGGGAACTTTTACAGCTCCGCAGCCGGAACGATAGCCGCCTTCGCCGCGGGCTGGTACAGCGGCAGCGTCGTCACCGTCATGGCGGCCTCCATCGCCTCGGCCTTCCTTATAGCGCAGATCGGATTTTAG
- a CDS encoding LemA family protein: protein MQIQMIAGGAALAAVVGYIAMYNRLRRLSVKVEEGSSGIDVALEKRYDLLSEEIEAVKKFLRHEYETYTAVTALRGGTELEEKTFEERRALSREAVEAIDGEIRAQSEKMAQIKKQLDVRRERRRRGGGKAEAKRELEAGAEKLREAAGQKIGLLASIQQGLGGVGAAVDALAEQYPVLYSSASMGHFQSSIRDAEEHLQAARRLYNANVSLYNQTIQSFPWLVVARLHGMEKAEFYEADDKKREFKVNFD, encoded by the coding sequence ATGCAGATACAGATGATAGCGGGAGGCGCGGCGCTCGCCGCCGTCGTGGGCTACATAGCGATGTACAACAGGCTGCGCCGCCTGTCCGTAAAGGTCGAGGAAGGAAGCTCGGGCATCGACGTTGCGCTCGAAAAACGCTACGACCTTCTCTCGGAAGAGATAGAGGCCGTCAAGAAATTCCTCAGACACGAATACGAGACGTACACGGCGGTCACGGCGCTGCGCGGCGGCACGGAGCTCGAGGAAAAGACTTTCGAGGAGCGCCGGGCGCTCTCGCGCGAGGCGGTCGAGGCGATAGACGGCGAGATACGCGCGCAGTCGGAAAAGATGGCTCAGATCAAAAAACAGCTCGACGTCCGCCGCGAGAGAAGAAGGCGCGGCGGCGGCAAAGCGGAGGCGAAGCGGGAGCTCGAGGCCGGGGCCGAAAAGCTGCGCGAGGCCGCGGGACAGAAGATCGGGCTGCTCGCCTCGATACAGCAGGGGCTCGGCGGAGTCGGCGCGGCGGTGGACGCGCTTGCCGAACAGTACCCCGTGCTTTACTCGTCGGCTTCGATGGGGCATTTCCAGAGCTCGATACGCGACGCTGAGGAACACCTTCAGGCCGCGCGCCGTCTCTACAACGCCAACGTATCGCTCTACAACCAGACGATACAGTCCTTCCCGTGGCTCGTCGTCGCGCGGCTGCACGGTATGGAGAAGGCCGAATTTTACGAAGCGGACGACAAGAAAAGAGAGTTCAAGGTAAATTTTGACTGA
- a CDS encoding DMT family transporter yields MGGFSKNAMKGTLCVLGAGMCWGTTGTIQAFAPEGASSLTVGAARVFFSGIVLMAFMLAKDGRKLFSGGWNVRGVLLAAAGLAAYQLTFFTAVRMTGVAVGTMVAIGAAPPVAGICGRLFFGERLSARWYAATVLAVAGCVMLVLGGNGGGALKVSAFGVFLAFCAALSYALEGVGLRMIEKGPYETIAVVSIVSGLMALPWLLAGDVSWMFEPRGAACMALLTFLSTVIPYTLFTIGVQSIKLGVVYTLGLAEPLTAWFLSTVLLGERLSPLGMTGVAVLFAGILLLALSKKDG; encoded by the coding sequence ATGGGCGGTTTCTCAAAAAACGCGATGAAGGGGACGCTCTGCGTCCTCGGCGCCGGTATGTGCTGGGGCACCACTGGGACGATACAGGCCTTCGCGCCCGAGGGGGCCTCGTCTCTCACGGTCGGCGCGGCGCGCGTGTTCTTTTCCGGAATCGTGCTGATGGCCTTCATGCTCGCTAAAGATGGGCGGAAGCTCTTCTCCGGCGGCTGGAACGTGCGCGGCGTGCTTCTCGCGGCGGCCGGGCTCGCGGCTTATCAGCTCACGTTCTTCACCGCCGTGCGCATGACCGGCGTCGCGGTCGGTACGATGGTGGCGATAGGCGCGGCCCCGCCCGTCGCGGGGATATGCGGACGGCTCTTCTTCGGTGAAAGGCTCTCCGCGCGCTGGTATGCGGCGACCGTCCTCGCGGTCGCGGGCTGCGTCATGCTCGTCCTCGGCGGAAACGGCGGCGGCGCGCTCAAGGTCAGCGCCTTCGGGGTGTTCCTCGCCTTCTGCGCCGCGCTCTCCTACGCGCTCGAGGGCGTAGGCCTGCGCATGATAGAAAAAGGCCCCTACGAGACGATAGCGGTAGTCAGCATCGTCAGCGGCCTGATGGCGCTGCCGTGGCTGCTCGCGGGCGACGTCTCATGGATGTTCGAGCCGCGCGGCGCGGCCTGCATGGCGCTCCTGACCTTTCTCAGCACAGTAATCCCCTACACGCTCTTCACGATAGGCGTTCAGAGCATCAAGCTCGGCGTAGTGTACACGCTCGGCCTCGCGGAGCCTCTGACGGCGTGGTTCCTCTCGACGGTGCTGCTCGGCGAACGTCTCTCCCCGCTCGGTATGACCGGCGTCGCGGTGCTCTTCGCGGGGATACTTCTGCTCGCGCTTTCCAAGAAGGACGGATGA
- the eamB gene encoding cysteine/O-acetylserine transporter — translation MEEFNFAGFALYVFASAFTPGPNNILSMSAAGRYGIARAWRVLVGVFAGFVIVMLLCALFSVALASLVPRIMPFMRWGGAAYILWLAWRTWRSSGESGGVEADCSFWAGFALEFVNVKIMLYGVTALTSFVMPAFDSNAAVAAFALLLAVIGSAANWTWALFGVFFERALRRRGRLFNAVMALLLVYCAAGILF, via the coding sequence ATGGAAGAGTTCAATTTTGCCGGCTTCGCGCTTTACGTATTCGCCTCGGCGTTCACGCCGGGGCCGAACAACATCCTTTCAATGTCCGCGGCTGGGCGCTACGGCATAGCGCGCGCGTGGCGCGTGCTCGTAGGGGTCTTCGCCGGCTTTGTGATCGTCATGCTGCTCTGCGCGCTTTTCTCCGTCGCGCTCGCCTCGCTCGTGCCGCGCATAATGCCGTTCATGCGCTGGGGCGGCGCCGCCTATATCCTCTGGCTCGCTTGGCGGACGTGGCGCTCTTCCGGAGAGTCGGGCGGCGTGGAGGCGGACTGCAGTTTCTGGGCCGGATTCGCGCTCGAATTCGTAAACGTGAAGATAATGCTGTACGGCGTGACGGCTCTGACTTCGTTCGTCATGCCGGCCTTCGATTCGAACGCAGCCGTCGCGGCATTCGCGCTGCTGCTTGCCGTGATAGGCTCCGCGGCGAACTGGACGTGGGCGCTCTTCGGAGTGTTTTTCGAGCGCGCGCTGCGCCGCCGCGGCAGGCTTTTCAACGCGGTCATGGCGCTGCTTCTCGTCTACTGCGCCGCGGGAATCCTCTTCTAA
- a CDS encoding NifB/NifX family molybdenum-iron cluster-binding protein yields MKLPGVTKCRRVCCDTRARRFLTEGAAGFVTLTVEELESLRLCDLEGADQSAAAQSMGVSRGTLQRIVYSARRKVADALCSGKAIHIGGGNFSAAVRKCGRAGCSRCRFARGEGCGNSDKETNSETEDEAMMKDGIIAVTMEDGQIFQHFGHTRFFELYEIKDGAVASHRTLDAEGSGHSALGGLLRENGVNLLICGGIGGGAKNVLAAAGIELISGVSGPVDEAVKLYLEGKLHDDPSAECTHHHGHEGHECGGSGGAPQGECRGCGHGSHGCE; encoded by the coding sequence ATGAAATTGCCCGGAGTGACGAAATGCCGCCGCGTCTGCTGCGACACGCGCGCGCGGCGGTTTTTGACGGAAGGCGCGGCCGGCTTCGTGACGCTCACGGTCGAAGAGCTCGAAAGTCTAAGGCTCTGCGACCTGGAAGGCGCCGACCAGAGCGCCGCGGCGCAGTCGATGGGCGTGTCGCGCGGCACGCTCCAGCGCATCGTCTATTCGGCGCGGCGCAAGGTCGCGGACGCGCTTTGCTCCGGAAAGGCCATCCACATCGGCGGAGGCAATTTCAGCGCCGCCGTGCGGAAATGCGGGCGCGCGGGATGTTCGCGATGCCGCTTCGCGCGCGGCGAAGGCTGCGGGAATTCTGATAAAGAGACGAATTCGGAAACGGAGGACGAAGCCATGATGAAAGACGGAATAATAGCGGTAACCATGGAAGACGGACAGATTTTCCAGCATTTCGGACACACCAGATTTTTCGAGCTGTACGAGATAAAGGACGGCGCGGTCGCGTCTCACAGGACGCTCGACGCCGAGGGCAGCGGGCATTCGGCGCTCGGCGGACTTCTGCGCGAAAACGGCGTGAATCTGCTCATCTGCGGCGGCATAGGCGGAGGCGCGAAAAACGTCCTAGCGGCTGCCGGCATCGAACTGATATCGGGCGTCAGCGGCCCGGTGGACGAGGCCGTTAAACTCTATCTCGAAGGGAAACTTCACGACGACCCGTCCGCGGAATGCACGCACCATCACGGCCACGAAGGGCACGAATGCGGCGGGAGCGGCGGAGCTCCGCAGGGAGAATGCCGCGGCTGCGGCCACGGAAGCCACGGCTGCGAATAA
- the pepF gene encoding oligoendopeptidase F, translating into MKSDIKKKELELGRGSSLPERSAVPAEYRWKLEDICATREDWEKSFAEIKSRLPELAAYRGTLAQSPEKMLEFFKLRDELSIELGKLYVYANMKSHEDTGDSSNQGPANRVSALAVEFSAAVSYVTPEILSMPEERLREFAAAPCLAEYAFPLRELLRRKAHVLSEAEELILARSGDMAQTADNAFSMLTNADMEFPPIRDEEGKKVEMSEERAVAYLRSPKRSVRRAAFASLYEPYSKMKNTIGATFDGMLKSAKFYAECRRYGSPLEEALDADNIPVSVYDSLVSAIEDNLAPMYRYMKLRRKMLGVKELHMYDLYVPLVEDPYKEIAWSDAKEMMYRYLAPLGGQYLEQIKAGVEGGWADVFPNKGKRSGAYSWGTYGTHPYIFMNYTNNLNDVLTLVHEMGHSMHSWYSRKNQPYATADYCIFTAEVASTTNEVLFLSGLLAETDDRKKRLYLLNRRLENIRTTVYRQTMFASFEREVHKRAAEGGDTTPDGLKQLWYELNRKYYGEGITIDEPLKMEWARIPHFYTPFYVYQYATGYSAATALASAILEQGGPATRRYLSFLTKGGSDYPIELLKGAGVDMSTPQPVEAVIKQFSETLDEMEELAK; encoded by the coding sequence ATGAAGTCCGATATAAAGAAGAAGGAACTCGAACTCGGGCGCGGTTCGTCGCTGCCCGAGCGCTCCGCGGTGCCCGCGGAATACAGGTGGAAGCTCGAAGACATCTGCGCTACGCGCGAGGATTGGGAAAAATCGTTCGCGGAGATAAAATCGCGCCTGCCGGAGCTCGCGGCCTACAGGGGTACACTGGCGCAGTCGCCGGAAAAAATGCTCGAATTTTTCAAACTGCGAGACGAGCTGTCGATAGAGCTCGGCAAGCTCTACGTCTACGCGAACATGAAGAGCCACGAGGACACCGGCGACTCATCCAACCAGGGGCCGGCGAACCGCGTCTCGGCGCTCGCCGTCGAATTCTCCGCCGCCGTGAGCTACGTCACGCCGGAGATACTCTCGATGCCTGAGGAAAGGCTGAGGGAATTCGCCGCGGCCCCCTGTCTCGCTGAATACGCCTTCCCGCTGCGCGAGCTGCTCCGCCGCAAGGCGCACGTGCTCTCCGAGGCCGAGGAGCTGATACTCGCGCGCTCCGGCGACATGGCTCAGACGGCGGACAACGCATTCTCGATGCTCACCAACGCCGACATGGAATTCCCGCCGATACGCGACGAGGAAGGCAAGAAAGTCGAGATGTCCGAAGAGCGCGCCGTCGCCTACCTGCGTTCGCCGAAGCGCTCCGTGCGCAGGGCGGCCTTCGCCTCGCTCTACGAGCCTTACTCCAAGATGAAGAACACGATCGGCGCGACCTTCGACGGGATGCTCAAATCGGCGAAGTTCTACGCCGAATGCCGCCGCTACGGCTCGCCGCTCGAGGAGGCGCTCGACGCGGACAACATCCCCGTATCCGTCTACGACAGCCTCGTCTCCGCCATCGAGGACAACCTGGCGCCGATGTACCGCTACATGAAGCTCCGCCGCAAAATGCTCGGCGTCAAAGAGCTGCACATGTACGACCTCTACGTCCCGCTCGTCGAAGACCCGTACAAAGAAATAGCGTGGAGCGACGCGAAAGAGATGATGTACCGCTATCTCGCGCCGCTCGGCGGACAATACCTCGAGCAGATAAAGGCCGGCGTCGAGGGAGGCTGGGCCGACGTCTTCCCGAACAAGGGCAAGCGCAGCGGGGCCTACTCGTGGGGCACCTACGGCACGCATCCGTACATCTTCATGAACTACACGAACAACCTCAACGACGTCCTGACGCTCGTCCACGAAATGGGGCACTCCATGCACAGCTGGTACTCGCGGAAGAATCAGCCCTACGCGACGGCCGACTACTGCATATTCACCGCCGAGGTGGCCTCGACGACCAACGAAGTGCTATTCCTCTCCGGCCTGCTCGCCGAGACGGACGACAGGAAAAAGCGGCTCTACCTGCTCAACCGCCGCCTCGAGAACATCCGCACCACAGTCTATCGCCAGACTATGTTCGCCTCCTTCGAGCGCGAGGTACACAAGCGCGCGGCGGAGGGCGGAGACACGACCCCCGACGGGCTCAAACAGCTATGGTACGAGCTCAACAGGAAATACTACGGCGAGGGGATAACGATAGACGAGCCGCTCAAAATGGAATGGGCGCGCATCCCGCACTTCTACACGCCATTCTACGTCTACCAGTACGCGACCGGCTACTCCGCCGCAACGGCGCTCGCTTCCGCGATACTCGAGCAGGGCGGGCCCGCGACGCGCAGATACCTGAGCTTCCTCACCAAAGGCGGCTCCGACTACCCCATCGAGCTGCTCAAGGGCGCGGGCGTTGACATGAGCACGCCGCAGCCCGTCGAGGCCGTGATAAAGCAGTTCTCCGAAACGCTCGACGAAATGGAAGAGCTGGCGAAATAG
- a CDS encoding AzlC family ABC transporter permease, whose amino-acid sequence MTGGSAASEFLCGARKSLPVITGMIPSAAAFGILAETAGFSVWESLLMSMTVFAGASQFAALNLLAAGAPAADIVLATALLNARHIMMGPSLSRRIEGGGRPLFRAALFFFLTDESFSVASLQGVGPVSVPFLWGLQTPIYFTWNALTVFGWLGTSALPPALRSSMGIAIYALFIALIIPSARKSRAALAVTLAAMALSSLFKFAPVLSELNKGVAIMISAGGAALFGALLFPPRGEEAA is encoded by the coding sequence ATGACCGGCGGAAGCGCGGCGTCCGAGTTTCTTTGCGGCGCGCGTAAGAGCCTGCCCGTAATAACGGGCATGATACCGAGCGCGGCGGCTTTCGGCATACTCGCTGAGACGGCGGGCTTCTCCGTGTGGGAAAGCCTGCTGATGTCGATGACCGTCTTCGCCGGGGCCAGCCAGTTCGCGGCGCTCAACCTGCTCGCGGCCGGAGCGCCGGCCGCGGACATAGTGCTCGCCACGGCGCTGCTTAACGCGCGCCACATAATGATGGGCCCGTCGCTCTCGCGGCGTATTGAAGGCGGCGGAAGGCCGCTCTTTCGGGCCGCCCTCTTCTTCTTCCTAACAGACGAAAGTTTCAGCGTCGCGTCGCTGCAGGGCGTCGGCCCGGTAAGCGTTCCGTTCCTCTGGGGGCTTCAGACGCCGATATACTTTACGTGGAACGCCCTTACCGTGTTCGGATGGCTCGGGACCTCGGCCCTTCCTCCCGCTCTTAGATCGAGCATGGGGATAGCGATATACGCGCTCTTCATCGCGCTCATAATACCGTCCGCGCGCAAAAGCCGCGCCGCGCTCGCCGTCACGCTGGCGGCGATGGCGCTCTCGTCTCTTTTCAAATTCGCGCCGGTCCTCTCGGAGCTCAACAAAGGCGTTGCGATAATGATTTCCGCGGGAGGCGCGGCGCTCTTCGGCGCGCTGCTGTTCCCGCCGCGCGGGGAGGAAGCCGCGTGA
- a CDS encoding MalY/PatB family protein produces MTYDFDRYMERRGTDCEKWDGMAEDFGTNDLLAMWVADMDFPAAPEILDAIRAKLDQGALGYPIIPDSLRDAVRKWEKDHYGWEFGREAVSWACGVVAGLSFATMGLTKPGDQMIIQTPVYMPFYRTVREAGRIIVENPLVYRNGRYEMNLEELESLVTPTCRTLILCSPHNPVSRVWSREELEALADVVRRKDMIVIADEIHQDLVYSDAKHTCLGSLPGMDKHVLTFIAPSKTFNIAGMKASVAIIPDERLRGVYVSVLERFHLNSLNILGIAAMEAAYGKCGEWHRQLMAYLEGNRDFTEQFVRERMPKAHMDHPEGTYIFWIDFRGYGFNDETLTEFLVKEAKVALDPGKWFGAAGDGFARINIGTTRAQLKEGLERIAAALEKREGK; encoded by the coding sequence ATGACGTACGATTTCGACAGATATATGGAGCGCCGCGGCACTGACTGTGAAAAATGGGACGGCATGGCTGAGGATTTCGGAACCAACGACCTTCTCGCTATGTGGGTCGCCGACATGGATTTTCCCGCCGCGCCGGAGATTCTCGACGCGATACGCGCGAAGCTTGATCAGGGCGCCCTCGGCTATCCGATAATCCCCGATTCGCTGCGCGACGCCGTGCGCAAGTGGGAGAAGGACCACTACGGCTGGGAGTTCGGGCGCGAGGCGGTAAGCTGGGCCTGCGGCGTAGTGGCGGGGCTCTCCTTCGCGACGATGGGGCTGACGAAGCCCGGCGACCAGATGATAATCCAGACGCCCGTCTACATGCCTTTCTACCGCACCGTGCGCGAGGCCGGACGCATAATCGTCGAGAACCCGCTCGTCTACAGGAACGGGCGCTATGAGATGAACCTCGAGGAACTCGAGAGCCTCGTCACTCCGACCTGCCGCACGCTTATCCTTTGCAGCCCGCACAACCCCGTCTCGCGCGTCTGGAGCCGCGAGGAGCTCGAAGCCCTCGCCGACGTCGTGCGCCGCAAAGACATGATAGTCATCGCCGACGAAATCCATCAGGACCTCGTCTACAGCGACGCGAAGCACACATGCCTCGGCTCTCTGCCCGGAATGGACAAGCACGTGCTGACCTTCATCGCTCCGAGCAAGACCTTCAACATCGCCGGCATGAAGGCCTCCGTCGCGATAATCCCCGACGAGCGCCTGCGCGGCGTCTACGTCTCCGTGCTCGAGCGCTTCCACCTCAATTCGCTGAACATCCTCGGCATCGCCGCGATGGAAGCCGCCTACGGAAAGTGCGGCGAGTGGCACAGGCAGCTCATGGCCTACCTGGAGGGCAACCGCGACTTCACGGAACAGTTCGTCAGGGAGCGTATGCCGAAGGCGCACATGGATCACCCCGAGGGGACGTACATCTTCTGGATAGACTTCCGCGGCTACGGTTTCAACGACGAAACTCTGACCGAGTTCCTCGTCAAAGAGGCGAAGGTCGCGCTCGACCCCGGCAAGTGGTTCGGAGCTGCCGGCGACGGCTTCGCGCGCATCAACATCGGAACGACGCGCGCGCAGCTTAAGGAAGGGCTGGAACGCATAGCGGCGGCCCTCGAGAAAAGAGAAGGCAAGTAA
- a CDS encoding DUF3137 domain-containing protein has protein sequence MTDAESARGAEITVEELEKMRESAKRRLCAVFAAGAAAFPLFAWLVYSGRDSGEGALKTLLTTAGAAAALSGCAAGALWYVIGRRAYDRFVESFKSKYVLGVVGAMDGFSGLEYDSRSGFTWDELRGAAVVDCGQEKYFKSEDRLTGFYNGARFRISDVTARKMTRRGKKNELVEVFGGQLLCFSRTGGKESAGLVQVFRKEFFRDMGGPRAEHRIRTENARFNDEFNIYADDEHNAYYILTPPMMEKISFFAESAGGQVSLSFSGETLYVAVRRRGMFSPVIDVPVERQAAEIRGDVAIIAKAGDVFLGVPERDA, from the coding sequence TTGACTGACGCGGAAAGCGCGCGCGGCGCGGAGATAACGGTCGAAGAGCTTGAAAAAATGCGCGAGTCTGCGAAGCGGCGGCTCTGCGCCGTATTCGCCGCGGGCGCTGCGGCCTTCCCCCTCTTCGCGTGGCTCGTCTACAGCGGCAGGGACTCCGGCGAGGGAGCGCTCAAGACGCTCCTGACGACGGCCGGCGCGGCTGCGGCGCTCTCCGGCTGTGCGGCGGGCGCGCTGTGGTACGTGATAGGCAGGCGCGCTTACGACCGCTTTGTGGAAAGCTTCAAATCTAAATACGTCCTCGGCGTCGTCGGCGCGATGGACGGCTTCTCCGGCCTCGAATACGACAGCCGTTCCGGCTTCACGTGGGACGAGCTGCGCGGCGCTGCTGTCGTGGACTGCGGGCAGGAAAAATATTTCAAGAGCGAGGACCGGCTCACGGGGTTTTACAACGGCGCGCGCTTCCGCATAAGCGACGTTACCGCGCGCAAAATGACGCGGCGCGGCAAAAAGAACGAGCTCGTAGAGGTCTTCGGCGGGCAGCTCCTATGCTTCAGCCGCACAGGCGGCAAGGAGAGCGCCGGGCTCGTGCAGGTGTTCCGGAAAGAATTCTTCCGCGACATGGGCGGCCCGCGCGCTGAGCACAGGATACGCACGGAGAACGCGCGCTTCAACGACGAATTCAACATCTACGCCGACGACGAGCACAACGCCTACTACATACTCACGCCGCCTATGATGGAAAAAATATCGTTCTTCGCGGAGTCGGCCGGCGGGCAGGTTTCGCTCTCGTTCTCAGGCGAGACGCTCTACGTGGCTGTGCGCCGCCGCGGAATGTTCTCGCCCGTCATAGACGTTCCGGTGGAACGGCAGGCCGCGGAAATCCGCGGCGACGTCGCGATAATAGCGAAAGCCGGAGACGTCTTCCTCGGAGTGCCGGAGCGGGACGCATAA